The Shewanella sp. MTB7 genome includes a window with the following:
- a CDS encoding response regulator, producing MKATEPDLQLKSPIQKNYNRAVFYTYIGVIIMALITAWFYLEREKSQLLNKREEQVERHVMQVDLLLESSIRAVKSLRNVAIDHLRFGELVRTDRLPQYEKFNESGQYFTLEPNYAKTGEPFTNMGRITGSGSLNGRSDKFYQELEMLFELSLSFPVATEAAPKASSIYYISKRRIMSYYPWPADEQRFREELLNKNQFQLATPAMNPQRSVFWSPAYVDPNSKELLTTLGVPIYLQDEFIGSINLDMTLSSLARQIRLYFKMPGTVILLDQKNNILTHSGDDSTDMGRVYHISQKIPSELHSLPESELFDAHEGIIRNGYYINSVALQNVPWRLLYLQREDDLFKDSWEKLELTFILVVLALSVLVTIVHWQTRRSFVNPASQLLTHLEGCSQTPRKPPEKMTLGWEPWFQLVSRIFEENQQYTRHLAEQNRRLDKLVARRTERLKETTERREREYALLRSLLDSIPEAIVFKDKEGKYLGCNKSAERMLGYTESEIIGQESIKLTSEEQSVRIKAEDERVLSERTPLRYQEKVELAGKPVLLDTLKIPFYNRRGELLGLIAVWRDVTREYESAEQLRLSEERYHLAMDAVEDGLWDWYLDSEQIICNPAYYSMLGYKSNEFPALVSTIDALIHPDDRLRVEEYREEYLADPIGAFDIEFRMKGKSGEYHWLLSRGRVVEFTANNQPKRMVGTHKDITRHKSNEVVLLEAKQDAESANLYKSEFLANMSHEIRTPMNAIIGMLQLAQRTSLTPQQEDYIDKAGFSAQSLLRIINDILDFSKIEAGKLELERVSFPLDKVLDHALELNALKAQEKGVELLLYAPVTAGLILEGDPLRLGQVLINMLSNAVKFTQSGEIELGCEDVGERDHRITLKFWVRDTGIGISKEQQENLFDAFSQADGSTTRKYGGTGLGLSISKHLVSMMGGTMQVQSEMGEGSTFSFTISFGIAEEAEVKPMIVPAKLGNLKTLVVDDNPTALQIYSTIMQGFKFEVDTAASGSEAIYKLSKSAVDLLLLDWMMPEMDGIAVIEELDRMVADGRLDKRPIIIMMTGYAAEPLKEDVEKSDIYAMLQKPFKASALFDEIISAFVDNKPKLSPVPALITEALDEVSGLVLLVEDNFINQQVATELLKSAGYEVDVADNGQIALDMIEDKHYDAVLMDIQMPVMDGLTATRELRKYYSQSELPVIAMTAHAMSGDREKSLAAGMNAHITKPIVLSELFDTLSYWIKKKDEAS from the coding sequence ATGAAAGCGACTGAGCCGGATCTTCAACTGAAGTCACCGATACAGAAAAACTATAATCGGGCTGTTTTTTATACCTATATTGGTGTGATTATCATGGCCTTGATCACGGCTTGGTTTTACTTAGAGCGTGAAAAAAGTCAGCTGCTGAATAAGAGAGAAGAACAGGTCGAGCGCCACGTTATGCAGGTTGACCTCCTGTTAGAGTCCAGTATCCGCGCGGTCAAAAGTCTGCGTAATGTGGCTATCGATCACTTAAGGTTCGGTGAACTGGTGCGTACCGATAGGTTGCCCCAGTATGAAAAGTTCAATGAAAGTGGCCAATATTTTACCTTAGAACCCAATTATGCCAAGACAGGTGAGCCTTTTACTAATATGGGGCGGATCACTGGATCCGGTTCGCTCAATGGGCGCAGTGACAAATTCTATCAAGAGTTAGAGATGCTATTTGAGCTCTCGCTCTCTTTCCCCGTGGCGACTGAAGCAGCACCTAAGGCCTCCTCTATCTACTACATCTCAAAGCGAAGGATCATGTCCTACTATCCTTGGCCTGCAGATGAACAACGATTTCGTGAAGAACTGCTTAACAAGAATCAATTTCAGTTAGCCACGCCAGCAATGAACCCACAACGCAGTGTGTTTTGGAGTCCGGCCTATGTCGATCCTAATAGTAAAGAGCTATTAACCACTTTGGGTGTGCCTATCTACCTGCAAGATGAGTTTATCGGTTCGATTAATTTAGATATGACCTTGTCATCGTTGGCGAGACAAATCCGCCTCTATTTTAAGATGCCAGGCACTGTGATTTTGCTCGATCAAAAGAACAATATTCTCACTCATAGTGGTGATGACAGTACCGATATGGGACGTGTTTACCATATTAGTCAGAAGATCCCCTCTGAACTGCATTCGCTGCCCGAGTCGGAGTTGTTCGATGCCCATGAGGGGATCATTCGTAACGGTTACTATATCAATTCAGTCGCCTTACAAAATGTGCCTTGGCGACTCCTATATCTTCAAAGAGAAGATGATCTGTTTAAAGACTCTTGGGAAAAGTTGGAGCTGACATTTATTTTAGTGGTATTGGCACTGTCGGTGTTGGTGACCATTGTTCATTGGCAGACTCGTCGCTCCTTTGTCAATCCGGCATCTCAACTGCTGACACACCTCGAGGGCTGTTCACAAACGCCGAGAAAACCGCCAGAGAAGATGACCTTAGGTTGGGAACCTTGGTTTCAACTAGTGAGCCGGATTTTTGAAGAGAACCAGCAATATACCCGTCATTTAGCAGAACAGAATCGTCGTCTGGATAAGTTAGTTGCGCGGCGAACAGAGCGGCTTAAAGAAACCACCGAACGTCGTGAGCGCGAGTATGCACTATTACGGTCTTTGCTTGACTCTATTCCGGAAGCGATTGTGTTTAAGGATAAAGAGGGCAAATACCTGGGCTGTAACAAGTCGGCCGAACGTATGTTGGGTTATACCGAGAGTGAGATTATCGGTCAGGAGAGCATCAAGCTCACGTCCGAAGAGCAATCGGTGCGGATTAAGGCGGAAGATGAGCGAGTTCTGTCTGAGCGAACACCACTGCGTTATCAGGAGAAGGTCGAGTTAGCGGGTAAACCTGTTCTCTTAGATACACTCAAGATACCGTTTTATAATCGGCGTGGAGAACTATTGGGTTTGATTGCGGTGTGGCGCGATGTGACCCGTGAGTATGAGTCGGCTGAGCAGTTAAGATTGTCTGAAGAGCGTTATCATTTGGCGATGGATGCCGTTGAAGATGGTTTGTGGGATTGGTACCTCGACTCTGAACAGATCATCTGTAATCCGGCTTATTACTCAATGTTAGGTTATAAGAGTAATGAGTTTCCGGCATTGGTATCGACCATAGATGCATTGATCCATCCTGACGATCGACTTCGTGTTGAGGAGTATCGTGAGGAGTACCTTGCTGATCCCATCGGCGCTTTCGATATAGAGTTCCGCATGAAGGGTAAGAGTGGTGAATACCATTGGCTACTGTCCCGTGGACGAGTGGTTGAATTTACTGCCAATAATCAGCCTAAACGTATGGTAGGAACCCATAAGGATATAACCCGTCATAAGAGTAATGAAGTGGTGTTGCTCGAGGCGAAACAAGATGCAGAGTCGGCAAATCTGTACAAGAGTGAATTTTTGGCGAACATGAGTCATGAAATCCGCACGCCGATGAATGCAATTATTGGCATGTTGCAGTTAGCACAACGTACCTCGCTGACTCCTCAACAAGAGGATTATATTGATAAAGCAGGTTTCTCGGCTCAATCACTGCTGAGGATCATCAACGACATTCTTGATTTCTCCAAGATCGAAGCTGGCAAGTTGGAGTTAGAGCGCGTCTCTTTTCCATTAGATAAAGTGCTTGATCATGCTTTGGAACTCAATGCATTAAAGGCACAAGAGAAGGGCGTTGAACTGCTGCTTTATGCACCTGTAACAGCCGGTTTAATTCTAGAAGGGGATCCTTTGCGTCTGGGTCAGGTGCTGATCAATATGCTCTCTAACGCGGTTAAATTTACTCAAAGTGGTGAGATTGAGCTGGGATGTGAGGATGTTGGAGAACGGGATCATAGGATCACGCTAAAGTTTTGGGTACGCGATACCGGTATTGGAATAAGCAAGGAGCAGCAAGAGAACCTATTTGATGCGTTTTCACAGGCTGATGGTTCAACGACACGTAAATACGGTGGCACAGGTCTTGGCCTCTCTATCAGTAAACATTTAGTGTCAATGATGGGCGGCACCATGCAAGTGCAGAGTGAAATGGGAGAAGGGAGCACTTTCAGTTTCACTATTAGCTTTGGGATCGCCGAAGAAGCCGAAGTTAAACCTATGATCGTTCCTGCTAAATTAGGCAATCTTAAAACCTTGGTTGTGGATGATAACCCGACGGCACTACAGATTTATTCGACCATAATGCAAGGTTTTAAATTTGAAGTCGATACGGCTGCCAGTGGCTCCGAGGCGATTTATAAACTAAGTAAAAGTGCGGTTGATCTGTTGTTGCTTGACTGGATGATGCCTGAAATGGACGGTATTGCCGTGATCGAGGAGCTGGACCGCATGGTGGCCGATGGTCGTCTGGATAAACGGCCAATTATCATTATGATGACGGGTTATGCCGCAGAACCATTGAAGGAGGATGTCGAGAAGTCTGATATCTACGCCATGCTACAAAAGCCGTTTAAAGCATCAGCACTGTTTGACGAGATAATCTCAGCCTTTGTGGATAATAAGCCTAAGCTAAGTCCAGTGCCGGCGCTAATTACAGAGGCGTTGGATGAGGTCTCGGGACTCGTGCTGCTAGTAGAAGACAACTTTATTAATCAACAAGTGGCAACAGAGCTGTTAAAGAGTGCGGGTTATGAGGTTGATGTTGCTGATAATGGCCAAATTGCTTTAGATATGATTGAAGATAAACATTATGACGCCGTGTTGATGGATATTCAGATGCCCGTCATGGACGGCTTAACAGCGACGAGAGAGTTGCGTAAGTATTACAGTCAGTCAGAGCTTCCTGTTATTGCGATGACTGCCCATGCCATGTCTGGTGACAGAGAGAAAAGCTTAGCGGCGGGCATGAATGCGCATATCACGAAGCCGATAGTATTGAGCGAGTTGTTCGATACCTTAAGTTATTGGATCAAGAAGAAAGATGAAGCGAGCTAG